GCTTACTGAACTCATCCGGAGTGATAAAAGTCACAGCAGTCCCCTGGTTTCCCGCCCGTCCAGTTCTTCCAATTCTATGTATATAGGCTTCGGGGTTTTGGGGAAGAGAATAGTTGATCACGTGGGTAAGATTGTTGATATCAATCCCCCTTGCTGCAACATCTGTGGCCACCAGCAGGTTAATCTGCTGATTGCGGAATTTTCTCAGAATTGATTCTCTCTGTGACTGGGAGATATCTCCGTGAATTCCCTCAGAAGAATATCCTCTGTCTATTAGACTTGAAACAAGCTCATCAACATCACTTTTAGTTCTGCAGAAAACGATCCCATAGAAACGGCTCTCCATGTCAACTATCCTGCACAGAGCCTCGAACTTGTCTCTTCTGGACACCTCATAATAGATCTGATCTGTCAAATTGGTGGTAAGTGATGTTTTCGTTTTTATGTGCTTTGTGTCAATCATATATCTAGAAGCGAGGTTTTTTATTCTCTCAGGCATGGTTGCAGAAAAAAGCAGCACTCGCTTGTAATCAGGTGCCTGCTCGAGGATCTGCTCGATATCCTCTATAAAACCCATATTGAGCATCTCATCACCTTCATCAAGAATCACAAACTCCACCTTCTGGAGATTGAGTGTTTTCCTTCTGATATGATCCAAAAGTCTTCCCGGTGTGCCTACAACTATTGATACACCTTTTTTTAATCTGTTGAGCTGAAGCTCCATTGACTGGCCACCATAAATGGGAGCAATGGTCAGCCCGCTGTCGCCCTTCAGGGAATTGAATTCCTCACAAATCTGTAACACCAGCTCTCTTGTTGGAGCAAGGATCAATGCCTGAACATGTTTCATCTTCGGGTCAAGCATATCCAAAAGGGGCAGGGCAAACGCAGCAGTCTTTCCAGTCCCGGTCTGGGCCTGAGCAATAATATCCGATTCGTCGTTGAGGAAAAGGGGTATAGTTAGGCTTTGAATCTCAGTTGGCTCTTCAAAGCCTTTTTTTCTTATTGAATTGAGTGTTTTTTCGGAGAGTCCTAAGTCTTTAAATTCTTTCATCTTTCGTAATCCAAATTCTTTGCCACAGAGGCACGGGTTAATATCTGCACTCAGTACAGCTTCGCGGGCTGAATTGATGCATTATAAGTTAAATCCTGTATAGATGTGTTAAAAGAGATTTTTTTCAGTGGGAGATCTTTTTTTACACAGATTTTGACAGATAATTCTCTGAAGAACTGATCGTCTTGGATACCCTCTCCTAATCAGCATAAACTGATAGTGAGAGCTAATCTATTATTCTTAAACTCAGGCAGCCTGCAGTTCCGCCTCATCAAACTTAACAGAAACGATAGTTGAAATACCAGATTCCTGCTGAGTGACACCATAGAGCAAGTCTGCAGCTTCCATAGTTCTCTTATTGTGAGTAATCACAATGAACTGTGTTTTTTCTGCAAATTTTCTCAAAACCTTTACAAACCTGCCGATATTTGCATCATCGAGAGGAGCATCCAGCTCATCGAGAATACAATATGCAGATGGTTTCACAAGATAGAGAGCGAACAAAAGAGAGATAGCGGTAAGAGCTCGTTCTCCCCCGGAGAGAAGCTGTACACCTCTCATCTTTTTCCCTGCAGGACGCACATTGATATTTATGGCAGCTTCGAGAGGATCCACGTTCTCTTCGAGCTGAATATTTGCTTCTCCACCTTCAAACAGAGTAGTAAACATTTCGGTAAAATATTTCTGAACCAGTTCAAATGTTTCAAGGAACTGAGTTCTCGCTTCCTTATCAAGTTTTTTGATCGCCTTTTCAAGATCATCCACAGCAGTCTGCAGATCATCTCTCTGTTCAGTTAGTTCTTTGAGACGCTGACTCTCGGTTTCATAGTCCTCCAGAGCAGCCATATTTACCTGACCCACATGTTTTATTCTCTCCTTAAGCATAGAAATATTTTTCACGACATTACTGTCTTCCTCCTCAATTACCGGCATATCTTCAGGTGGACTTTCCAGATCAATTTCGTAGGCCTCCCAGATTTTCTCCCTGATCCTTCGCTGTTCCTGTTCATCACGGGTCTGCTTGATCTCACTGTCATGTACCAGGTTTGAAATCCTCTCCACCTCAGTCTGGTCTTCCCTCAGTTCTTTGCGTGACTGCTCAATTTCGTTAAGGCTGCAGTTATAGGACTCGCGAACTGAATCTTTAATCTGTTCGAGCTCCTTTCGCTTCTCCTTATGTTTTTCAAGTTCCTGCTTTTCAGATACAAGTCTGTTCTGAAGGTCCTCGATTTCTCTTTGGGCCCTGACTTTCTCTTCATTTTTCGCGGCCTTGCGCTCACCAAAGAGCTTGTTATCCCTTGTAAGCCGTTCGATATCCCTTTTATCCTGAGCTAAGCGGTTGTTCAACCCATGGACCTCAAGCTCGATGTTTTTGAGATGTTCAACAAGAGTGCGGCGTTCCTCTTCCATAAGACGCAAAGCGCTCCGTGCTTCATTAACCTGCTCCTCAAGAGATTCACGACGGTTTTGGAATGTAGCCTCTTCCGCCTCACCGTTGGAGATAATCTCTTCAAGCTCCACAATTTTTCTCTTTAGATCGGTCAGCTCCGGCTGCAGTACATCAATTCGTGAAACAATATTCTGTATTTCGTTTTCATAGTGTGAAATATTTGTCTGCTGTTCCTGTTGTTTGCGATGTCCCCGGTTTATCAACTCATCAACCTCAACCAAAGCCATTTTCGCTTCATCTCTGTTTATTACACACACATCCTTGTCAGTAAGCACCTTCCCATAATCTTTCTCAAATACCACAACATCTTCGGAGAGTTTCTCGATTTGCTGTTTTCTCTGAAGAATGCCGGCATTCTCCTCTTTAGCATCCCCAGCCACCACAGTTCCGTCAAAACTGCATATCACTCCCTGCTCAGTTACCGCCACACCATTGGTTTTACAATTTTTGGTGAATTGAAGGGCAGTAGGATAATCGGGGGAAATAAACATACTTCCGAACAGATAATCAGCCAAAACCGAACAGTCTTCTTCCGTTTTAACAAACGAAGCGACTTTGACCAGCCCTTCATCATTCTCAACCGGAGAGTTTTTCTCAAGTGATCCAAGTCTCTCAAGTGAAATCATACATGCAGAACCAACCTTCTCTTTTCCAAGATACTCTACCGCCGCTTCAAGCTGAGCATCGGTGTCAAAAACGATGGTCTGAATTCTGTTGCCAAGCACTTTTTCAACCAGTGAGACAACCTTTTCATCCTCAATTTTTATCAGATCGGCAACAATTCCCCTTAATCCCGCAGGCTTATGATTAAGAATGGCCTTCACTCCACTTTCATAACCTTCAAAGGAGGCATCCAGACCAGCAAGAAACTTAAGCTGAGATTTGCAGGAAGCGATCTGGGCCTCGAGGTGCTTTTCACTCTCCACCAGCGCCCTGTACCGTTCATCCTCTTTTTCGATCCGCCCCGCAAGCACCTCTCTTGCCTGGAGATGATTACGGTTGGTCTCATCCACCTCTGCGAGCTGTCTTTTACAAACCTCGATCGACTCCTGATACTCTTCGAGCCGGTTTTCCAGATTCATTACTTCCCGCTCATCACGGTCCTTTCTCTCCAGGGAATTACTGAGATTGGACTTTGCAGCACTGAGTTTATTTCTTGTCTCACCCTGGATATTGATCATTTCAATCTGATCCCGTCCAAGCTGATCCGCCAGCTCCCGCCTGGAGGAGAGGTTTTTATCAAATGCAGCAAGCTCGTCATTGGCTCCATCAACCCGCTCTTTGCTTTTCTGAAGCTGTGATTCCCTTTCAACAATACCCTTTTCAATCTGTGTTCTAAGCTTAATGGCTTCTTCGATCTGAGTATCGAGGGACTGGGCATCCTGCTCATATATTGCGATGTTTTTGTGAAGATTATTCATCCGCTCTTCATTCACAGAAATAAACCTGTCAAGATTAATGATTTTCTCATCACATTCACTGACATTTCTGGTTGCAAGCCCAAGCTCGTTTTCCTTCTCGAGTGCAGCGAGCTTCATTTTCTCAATACGTGACTCCCCTGCTGCTATACGGGCCTTTAAAGTCTCCCTTAGTGACTCTTTCTCTGCAAGGAAAGCCTTTCTCTGTTTCATTGCCTGGGCCAGCGCAGTGTAGCGGCTGTTTTCGAAACCAACTTCAAGTGATTTGAGATTATCATAATAACTTTTATAGCGTCTGGCCTTTTCGACATGACGGGCGAGCATACGAACCTGTCGGTCAGCTTCCTGCACCTTATCATTTATACGCAAAAGATCCTGACGGGTTCTCTCAAGCTGGCGAGCACTCTCTTTTCTGCGCTGCTTGTACTTACCGATTCCTGCGGCTTCTTCAAACAAAACCCTGCGCTCATCAGCTTTATCGGAAAGAATCGCATTGATCATAGAATTTTCTATAGTAGTATAGGCAGCACTTCCGACTCCGGTATCAAGAAAAAGATTATGAATATCGCGCAACCTGCAGGGAACCTTATTAAGGCGGTATTCACTTTCTCCGCTTCTGTAGATTCTTCTGGTGATCGAAACCTCATTGTATTCAACCGGTAATATACCTTTGTTGTTTTCTACTGTCAGGGTCACTTCAGCCATATTGAGGGGCTGGCGGCGCTGTGTTCCGGAGAAAATCACATCCTGCATACTTGAACTTCTCAGCATCGAGGCTTTCTGTTCACCGAAAACCCACCTTATAGCATCAACCACATTACTCTTTCCGCAGCCATTAGGCCCAATTACCGCTGTCATACCAGAGCCAAAACGTAAGTCAGTCTTGTCGGCAAAAGATTTGAATCCGAAAATTGATAACTTCCTGAGAATCATATAATTCGCTCTCTCCCCGGAGGATTGCTGATGTGTGATTTGGCTCAAAACCGGAGTAAAATACCACCCGTAGAAGCCAA
The sequence above is drawn from the Chitinispirillum alkaliphilum genome and encodes:
- a CDS encoding DEAD-box ATP-dependent RNA helicase CshA, producing the protein MKEFKDLGLSEKTLNSIRKKGFEEPTEIQSLTIPLFLNDESDIIAQAQTGTGKTAAFALPLLDMLDPKMKHVQALILAPTRELVLQICEEFNSLKGDSGLTIAPIYGGQSMELQLNRLKKGVSIVVGTPGRLLDHIRRKTLNLQKVEFVILDEGDEMLNMGFIEDIEQILEQAPDYKRVLLFSATMPERIKNLASRYMIDTKHIKTKTSLTTNLTDQIYYEVSRRDKFEALCRIVDMESRFYGIVFCRTKSDVDELVSSLIDRGYSSEGIHGDISQSQRESILRKFRNQQINLLVATDVAARGIDINNLTHVINYSLPQNPEAYIHRIGRTGRAGNQGTAVTFITPDEFSKLGFIKRAAKVTMRKLQVPEIGQIVENKKKNITEELKSLISNASAEAHFESWAEELLEGDVQPSEVLTAVLKLSFSKSFDVSSYGKISQVKRSKNRGENDLSTGKTRLFIARGKDFNFTKKSLVDFVVKESGVSRSLIEEVEVHDRFSFMTVPFADAEKILLKCKKLRNGKRPVVSKAKTGGLKRKRK
- a CDS encoding chromosome segregation protein SMC, which translates into the protein MILRKLSIFGFKSFADKTDLRFGSGMTAVIGPNGCGKSNVVDAIRWVFGEQKASMLRSSSMQDVIFSGTQRRQPLNMAEVTLTVENNKGILPVEYNEVSITRRIYRSGESEYRLNKVPCRLRDIHNLFLDTGVGSAAYTTIENSMINAILSDKADERRVLFEEAAGIGKYKQRRKESARQLERTRQDLLRINDKVQEADRQVRMLARHVEKARRYKSYYDNLKSLEVGFENSRYTALAQAMKQRKAFLAEKESLRETLKARIAAGESRIEKMKLAALEKENELGLATRNVSECDEKIINLDRFISVNEERMNNLHKNIAIYEQDAQSLDTQIEEAIKLRTQIEKGIVERESQLQKSKERVDGANDELAAFDKNLSSRRELADQLGRDQIEMINIQGETRNKLSAAKSNLSNSLERKDRDEREVMNLENRLEEYQESIEVCKRQLAEVDETNRNHLQAREVLAGRIEKEDERYRALVESEKHLEAQIASCKSQLKFLAGLDASFEGYESGVKAILNHKPAGLRGIVADLIKIEDEKVVSLVEKVLGNRIQTIVFDTDAQLEAAVEYLGKEKVGSACMISLERLGSLEKNSPVENDEGLVKVASFVKTEEDCSVLADYLFGSMFISPDYPTALQFTKNCKTNGVAVTEQGVICSFDGTVVAGDAKEENAGILQRKQQIEKLSEDVVVFEKDYGKVLTDKDVCVINRDEAKMALVEVDELINRGHRKQQEQQTNISHYENEIQNIVSRIDVLQPELTDLKRKIVELEEIISNGEAEEATFQNRRESLEEQVNEARSALRLMEEERRTLVEHLKNIELEVHGLNNRLAQDKRDIERLTRDNKLFGERKAAKNEEKVRAQREIEDLQNRLVSEKQELEKHKEKRKELEQIKDSVRESYNCSLNEIEQSRKELREDQTEVERISNLVHDSEIKQTRDEQEQRRIREKIWEAYEIDLESPPEDMPVIEEEDSNVVKNISMLKERIKHVGQVNMAALEDYETESQRLKELTEQRDDLQTAVDDLEKAIKKLDKEARTQFLETFELVQKYFTEMFTTLFEGGEANIQLEENVDPLEAAININVRPAGKKMRGVQLLSGGERALTAISLLFALYLVKPSAYCILDELDAPLDDANIGRFVKVLRKFAEKTQFIVITHNKRTMEAADLLYGVTQQESGISTIVSVKFDEAELQAA